ATGATCCTCTGCCTTCTTCTTTTGTGGCACCCAGTGCCATAAAAAGAGTTTCAATCCGTCTCCATTGCAATGTCGCCGGAACTTGCGTGCTAAAAATAGCCTCTAATGTCTTTTGGTGCTTTTTATTTATAGTAGATTTTGAAAATAAGTTTACACTTCTGCCCCCGGTAGGCGAGGTTT
The sequence above is drawn from the Candidatus Poribacteria bacterium genome and encodes:
- a CDS encoding type II toxin-antitoxin system HicA family toxin — translated: MNKKHQKTLEAIFSTQVPATLQWRRIETLFMALGATKEEGRGSSVNFKLEGRTATFHRPHNRKEVNRYQVRDARDFLKEVGITP